AACCAAGATGTCTACATTGTCCAGAGTGGCagtgagaagatcaacgaCAGTGTCATGGAACTCTTGATCATGATCTCTGCCTGCAAAGGAGGTTCTGCGAAGTCCATCACAGGTATGTTTCACGAAATCTAGTCTTTCTTTAAATATCTTAGCTTGCTAATTTGCGGCTTATCCTAGCGGTCATACCGTATGCTGCCTGCCTAGTCTGACTATCGCACAATTGATGCTAACCTAGCCGAGGTATTTCCCATACTCTCGCCAatctaaaaagaaaagccacCGTGGTGCTATTACCGCCCGCATGCTAGCAAACCTCCTCTCAGTTGCTGGAGTAGACCATGTGATAACATTGGACTTGCATGTGAGTCACAAAGCAGTTGGTGACAGTGTGGTGTCTTCTCCTGGACATATTTCTCATCAGGAAATATATAGGCATCGCAGATGcagggcttcttcggcaAACCCGTGGACAACCTGTTTGCCGAACCCTATATCGCTCGTTGGATCCGCATGAATGTTCCTGGCTGGAAGGAGGCTGTTGTTGTCAGCAAGAACGCCGGTGGTACTAAGCGTGTTACGTCATTGGCGGACACCTTGAAGCTCAACTTCGGCATCGTTACTACCGATAGGCGGCGTCCGAAGATGAATATGGCTATGACAGACAGCACGGTCTTCTTTGATTCTATAGATGAAGACTGCACGCCCGTCCAAAAAGAGGACGATCCGTTTGTACTCCACGTGCAGACTGGAAAACATGACGATTCGCAAACCGAAGAGGTGCATAGACTATCTGATAACATGGAATCATTGTTATCGGCAAATGCCTTGCTTCCGGACCTTCTGACGGGTGCTCGACGCCCGTCAGAGTTGGAGGCTGCACACGGGTGTACGGATGTCCGGGTACACGACGTAATCACAGGGCGGCTTGTAGAGGGTCACCTAGTCGATGATGATTATCATCCAATCGATTCTACGCCTGCGTCGGGAGACACTACCCCCGGACAGACTGTAGCAGATCATTCTGACTCTGTTCCTGACCCAATGACGGAATCGTTTATCTCCAGCACATCGTCTTTACCAGGTGACCATGCGCTTGGCGGCTCGTTTGATGCTGCTGAATCGTCTGATGAAGAAGGTAGTGTTGGACGAGCTGTGGAGCGAGAGAAGACCATTACTTTCGTGGGCGACGTCCGTGATAGGACTGTGTTCATCGTCGATGACATGATTGACAAAAGTGGATCATGGATTGCTGCAGCAGAGACTGTTGTGAAGAAGGGTGGCGCCAAGAAGGTCTACTGCATCGCAACCCACGGACTCTTCGGGGACAAATCCCTTGAGCAAATGGAAGAGTGCGACGTGATTGACTACATCGTAGTGACCAACACTTTCCCCATCTCGGAACAGATGGTTAGGAAATCGAAGAAGTTGGTCGTCATCGACATATCGACTCTCATCTCTGAGAGCATTAGACGCCATCATTATGGTGAAAGGTAAGTTGATCTTACCAATTCATGGCTATACTGGGAATCCTAACGCTTGCTGAAGTGTTTCGGCACTTTTCCACCTGAACGACTAACGTGTATTCTTCAACCACGcctttttctatttccatGCGTTTGGACGGGGTAAAATCTCGCCCCTGTGCCCACTACGGTAAAACATGAACTTGACGcattgattgatgatgacTTCAAGCGAGTAACGACCTGAAAAATGATGAATTTCTTATCCCTTATACCAGATGGCGGTTACTCGCTTTCACTTCGCAGGCTTCTGCTTTCTCCCGTACAATCATGGCCGTACATCTCCCATGATACCTTAGGCGATTTCTTTCTAACGAGTTTCAAAACCTTTGTCCTATCTGGACATCGACTCAACATACTTATCTCAGCATCCCACAAACGAGCATTCCAGGCCTCGCTTCAAATAGGAAGATCAGTCTCCTATGGCTACATATGACGTGGCTTTATCTCTTCCTTGTTACTTAGTTGTGTCTTGATCTCATTGGGAAGCCAATAGCCGGCAAACCataattttactataccAGCGATGCAGTCCACTTTGGGTACTGCAGGAACATCTTGCAAACTCACAAGATTGTTCTTAACGGAGCGTTGGGAGAGCAAACTCGGTCCTGTCTCGCTATCTGCTTTTTGTGTCAATCGGCACGGGGGTAGTTAGCTGCAGGACTGTCGAGGAACGAAGGCACCAGTTTCTGAGATATTCGTATTTCAAGGCCTCGGCCAGTGGAACTGGGGCAAGAGAACATCTCGAACATTTCTGTACTTGCATTCATCGTAGGTTCAAATCTATTTCggaaatatatctattttgTGCCAACTTGCCAagtcctttcttctctctcgttGGCTGCACCGGCCATGTTTCGCCTTTGCGTACTTGAGTAGGTCTTAGGGTCGCTCTTCGGACTCCGCCGCTCTCGAATCATCGATTTAGCATTGGCACAAGTAATGAGCCGAACTAGTCTTCGCTGCTTGGAGTCAAGTGGGCGGCAGGCTTGTTAGGTGGTCTGACTCCATTGTACTGTGCCGTTCTAGACCTCGGGCAGAGAACTGTGTATGTGACGTCGCACAGGAGACCTCAGCTCCATCATTGTAGCGGTGTATTGATAGCGAATTTACGAGAAGCCCATCCGATCCGATCCAATGTTAATCGGTATGCCTGCCATCGATGTCATATACTGATCTTTGCTAGATTCAGATTCACAGGAGAAGGTCTGACACATCCAGTCATCCACTTGCGACAGCCATGTGGATACATAATGTGTTCTCAAACCAATCGAGTCACTTCAAAAACAGCGTTCCAACCAGACCTTAAGCGCAGGAGCACTGAATGGCTGTTTCCAGGGCCGGCGCATGAGTTGCTCTACGGGTCACCACAAACAAGACCATCAGAATTTGTAAAGACACGAGACTATAATTGGGGTAATACGATATGCTATCCTTTGTGTGAAAAGGGAGATTACAGGCGAGGACGAAAAAAGCGACCTGTCCAGCACAAAAGTACCAGCGGGACGCGTGGGTCATTGTTCGAAAAGGGACCAACTCCGCGGGAGACGGAGGCACACACTACCAGCCAACGAAACCTACCGGGGCACAGGAATACGCCGGGGAAGGGGATCCGGTAGATCAGCGCAGAAGTCGACTAAAGGTTCGAATTTCGATTAGGATGTCACTGTTACTCAATTGGGCAACGGGGTCGGAAAGGATTACGACTATCTCGCTTAGTCTATGAAGGTTCTAAGCGGGCATGAGTGAGGACAACCACTGTCGTCTCGGGGAAGGACCATCGCTCGTGGGATTCTAAACAGCGTCTACGTACAACCCCAAGGTGTCTCAATACGGCGACCGGCGTTAGGTACCTCGTTAGTCTCTACGACGATTCGGGCTGAAGTGGGATTGATGCGAGATAGCGTCGCCCATGCGATGTCATCAATGGCCTTAGCGCCTTGGTGTGGACCACTGTCAGGTCCGACAGGCTGGGTATTGGAGGGGGCTTAGGACGCAGTGTGCACCGCGTGCGCATCTCTCTTGTCGGTTCGAGACccaattttcttttagtcTTTTCGGTTCTGCCAAAGTCAGGTTGCGAGACCTAATGATTTGCTGACAAGTTCGATCTACTTTTTTTAGTGCTACGACTACAACACCCCGGGCTAGATTTAGGGCCTCATTAGCTTACAGGACGGAGCTAGTGGATGTCTTACAACTTCGGCTGCGCGCTGAGGAATCCCCTGGTTTCCAGATTCTTGGAATGGGTCGACAGGTCAGTCTGCCGGATGTTAATTGACTGCCGGCTTTTAAGCTGGAGAACCTTTTACGACATGTTTGATTCCAATTGTTACCATCGCTCTACGAACGAGGTAAAGTGTCCGCCTCCACTGCCCCTTTCTCGGGTCTCCGGTTGCACATCCTATGCGCTGGTGGCTTGACGGCACTAAGCTGGTAGTTAACTCTATTCCCACTGGGAAGCCACTAACTCACGAACCCGGTTGGCGGGTCAGTGGATCCTCTGCAATTGTCCGTCGCGATCAGCTAGCTAAGATCAGCGCGAGAGAGAggtaagaaaataaataaataaataaaatatcaaataaaataataatttgaAATCtgacagaaaaaaaaaattacgAGAGAAAACCTGGCGCCAGATTATGCGATATTCCGAAGTGAGATAACCTTTCTTGTCGTGAGGCAGATCGAACTATACTTCATAATGACGGACTACTACTGCTAGTCGTAGTCTGCTGTAGGTGTGATGCACACACAAACATACACGGATATGCActacatacatccataccTGCATGGGAATCTCACCTGAGGATGCATATCACGTGTCCGGAATGGGATGTATACTCCGGACGTCTCTGATTGCTCCCTTCCTGAACACCTAAAAGGTTACCCTGCATGGTCAGCATCTCACCGATCCATGGTGGAGCACTTAAACTTCAGCCTGGGATGCTAAAAGACCGGGGGCCTCGGTAAAGGGGTGCCGGTGCAACTCGGTGATACGGTGGCTATAACATGAACAAGGGAGacccttcctctccaagcTTCCGGATGGGACAGTGTGACACTGGGATTGAGTCTAAACAAGCCAGATTACGACCAACCATGATGTGCAATTGGGAATTGAGGTTTCGGATACGGATGGCGAGAAAACTAAATTGACTTCTAAGTTCTTATCCGTCGAAAACCCTCTGCCCAAAAAGAAATCTCAggtaaattagaaaaatcaaataaagtcaaataaaatatatcaagCCATGGGATTCGAGACCATGAGAAGGACCGGGAGCAAGTATgtgagggagagagagagaaaatgaaggaaaCTATTTGTCACATGGGTCTCGCTCAGGTTACTCTAGCAATAAAAACTGACGAATATACTAATACATGACTAATTATTGAAATAGAGAGGGgggaaataataataaataaaaataaagtaaagtaaaataaaataaaataaaaaattggAGGGAATGCCGCTATAAATACATTAAATTCAAGctatccaaaaaaaaaaaaaaaaaagaaattatacTCCGCCAGTATGGATCTTGGGAAGGATCTGCACGCCAAAAGTTCCCAATGCACTGGCACTGggaatccttcttctccaatcaCCAGTGTCCGATCCTTTACTTTGAGGACCAGATCCGGAGGCCTGGAATATAGCTGCGTAGAGAGGCCCGATAGTCCTCTCGCCTTAGTCCGATCCCGGCTATCTCCTTCATCGAATGACGATCTTCGAGATCTGCGACATCGTGAGCCCCAAACCTATCCTGAATATGGGAAGAGAAGCTCCAGGGTTCCCGGACTATCGCATAACTTTCCAGCTCCCCGGGCGCCCTCGAATACCCACTTTCTCTGGCCCACTGGCGATATATCACTTTACTGTCGACTGTTAAGTTAGTGATGATTGGTCTCCGTCCCATTATTGTCATCCATTGTTGGGCTCTCGCCAGATTTCCCCATCCgtgtcttttttttattttatttttcttatttctcatttcttatttcttaatttctctctctcttacACACAATCCTCAGCTCACACACACAGTGACTCTTTCTCTCGGATTCTCtacttcctttttcttctcttgccTTCGTACACATCTCCTCTATCACACTCAGGTTGCTCCACCCCACTAGACAATAAACGGATACTTGCATCACAGTTCCAGAGTCATTCCATGCAGCTGGAGTTGCCCGGTCTGGACTTCAGGTCTTACCGTTTCCTGTACAGAAAGGTCATACCGCAAGAAATGTGTTCAATGCATCTTCGCAGACGATAACTCATCCCTGGTCCTGATTGAAAGCTCGCGCCTATATATACTATGGAGCTTCTGCCAATTCGTCTCTACAACAGCATCTCCTCGTTCCTCTTCAGTCTACCTGCATCTCTAACCCTGCAACTTCCCTCCTAC
This Aspergillus flavus chromosome 1, complete sequence DNA region includes the following protein-coding sequences:
- a CDS encoding ribose-phosphate pyrophosphokinase 1, translated to MRGVQIFSGTSHPTLAKVVCDRLGTQPARADLGKFANGETSVNIGVSVRNQDVYIVQSGSEKINDSVMELLIMISACKGGSAKSITAVIPYFPYSRQSKKKSHRGAITARMLANLLSVAGVDHVITLDLHASQMQGFFGKPVDNLFAEPYIARWIRMNVPGWKEAVVVSKNAGGTKRVTSLADTLKLNFGIVTTDRRRPKMNMAMTDSTVFFDSIDEDCTPVQKEDDPFVLHVQTGKHDDSQTEEVHRLSDNMESLLSANALLPDLLTGARRPSELEAAHGCTDVRVHDVITGRLVEGHLVDDDYHPIDSTPASGDTTPGQTVADHSDSVPDPMTESFISSTSSLPGDHALGGSFDAAESSDEEGSVGRAVEREKTITFVGDVRDRTVFIVDDMIDKSGSWIAAAETVVKKGGAKKVYCIATHGLFGDKSLEQMEECDVIDYIVVTNTFPISEQMVRKSKKLVVIDISTLISESIRRHHYGER